CTGTCCCGTACACCGATAGGTTCGGATCGGTACAACGATATCGATAGGCGAGCGGGCTGTACTGAACGGAGTTACACTGCCCGGACTGAATAAAAAGTCCCGCTACTAGCTACTGTTACCGACCCAGCTCTTCGATCCGCATCGTGTACGACCCGCTGCCGGCGTTCGCGTGGACCTGGATGCGCAGCTCCTCGTCGCCCGAGAGTTCGAGGTCGATCGCCTCGCTGGCGCCGTCGCCCGCGGACGACTCGTCGTGGTTCCACCGCGTCGGCGACTCGCCGTCGACGTTCACGTAGAGGTCGAAATCGGCGCCGGCGGGCCCCTCGAGCGTGATCGTCGCCGAACACGGATCGGCGGTCCGGGGCGCGTACACGTACCGATCGCTCTCGCCCCACCAGCCGCCGGAAAGGGAGCCGTCGGCCCTCGCGCGGACGGTCTCGTCGCCGCACTGACCGGCGTCGTTCTCGTCGGTTCCGTCGGCGTTCTCGGCCGCGTTCGGGTCCGCCTCGACGGCTGCAGCCGCGTCGACCCGGCCGGCGCCCTGCGCGGTCGCCTCGAGACCGAGGTCGGTCGCCGTCGCCAGGAGGTGCTCGCGGAGCGCCAGCGGCGAGAGGTCGGGGTGGGCCGAGAGCGCGAGGCCCGCGACGCCGGCGACGACCGGCGCCGCCATCGACGTTCCGGTCATCCGACCGTAGTCGCCCCACGGGACCGTCGAGACGAGGCCGGTCCCCGGCGCGGCGAGGTCGATCTCCGGTCCCGTGTTGGAGAAGTCGGCCACCGACTCGTCCTCGAGGGCCGAGACGCCGATGACGTCCTCGTAGGCGGCTGGGTAGGCGACGCCGTCGGCGCCCGCGTTGCCCGCGGCGCCGACGATCAAGGCCCCCTGCTCGAGGGCGTACTCGCAGGCCGCGGCCAGCGTCCGGTAGTCGTCGGCGGCGCCCAGCGAGAGGTTGATCACGTCGGCGCCGGCGTCGGCGGCCCACTGGATCCCGTCGGCGATGTCCGAGAGCGACCCTTGCCCGTTCGCGTCGAGGGCGCGCACGGCCAGCAGCGAACAGTCGCTGATCCCCGCCGTTCCCCGGCCGTTGTCCGTCTCGGCGACGGCGATACCGGCGACGTGGGTCCCGTGCTGTTCGTCGCCGGCCGACGGGTACGGATCGCTCCCGTGCTCGGCGATATTCTCGCCCAGCCGGTCGTCGACGGCGCCCTCGAGGTCGGGGTGGTCGTACTGGACGCCCTGGTCGACGGTGGCGATGAGGACGTCCGCGCTCCCGGTCGTGGTCTCCCACGCCGTCTCGCAGTTGACCTGCTGGGGAGCGCTCTGGTAGCCGTAGTAGGTGTCGTCGGGTTCGCCGAACGACTGGACGGTCGCGTTCCGTTCGACGTACTCGACGTGCTCGGCCCGCTCGATCGCCTCGATGAACTGCTCGCGGGCGTGGGCCGGCGCTTCGGAGGGGAAGCTGACGGTCGCGTACCCGATCGTCTCGTTGGCGTGGACGACGTCCGCGTCGCCGGGGACGGCCGCGCGCGCCTCGCGGGCGACGTCCGGCGCCGACGCCGAGATACCGACGACGAGTTCGTCTTTCTTCGGGCCCGGTTCGCGCTCCGGGGTCGCGCTGGCCACCCCGCTCGCGCCGAGCAACCCGCCCGCGGCGAGCGCGCCGGCACCGGTCAGAATCCGTCGTCTCTCGTAGCCGCCGCCCGCGTCTCCGTCTCGGGGACCGTTTTGTGTCATGGAGTGACAGTCAACAGAACCTGAAATTAGTAAACTCTTATCGAACTGAATGTTGTTTATTCGAGATTGTTCCGGCTCGAGCGGGCGAGAACGGAACCGGACCGGCTATTAAAACGCGAACTGGTAGAGGCGGCCGTTCAGGTGGCCGTCGCCGGCCGAAAACAACGGCCCGGCGGTTGATGCTCGATCGGCGCCGATCGCAATACTGCGGTTGTCAGCCGGTCGGAACGATGTCCCGACTCGAGGCGCCACGGGGCGCTAACACGAACAGCTCCGTCGCTTTACTCGCCCGTCGCGTCCCCGTTGGCGCCGTTTCCTGACGGCGCCGTCTCGACGGCCGCGGCCGCGTCGATCCGGCCGGCGCCCTGTGCGGTCGCCTCGAGGCCGAGATCGGTCGCCGTCGCCAGGAGGTGCTCGCGGAGTTCCAGCGGCGAGAGGTCGGGATGGGCCGACAGCGCGAGGCCCGCGACGCCGGCGACGACCGGCGCCGCCATCGACGTGCCCGAGATCCGCGCGTAGTCGTCCCACGGGACCGTCGAGAGGAGGTCGGTCCCCGGCGCGGCGACGTCGATCGCCGGACCGGCGTTGGAGTACGACGCGATCTCGTCGCCGTCGAGGGCCGCGACGGCGACGACGTCCTCGTAGGCCGCGGGAAAGTCGACGGTCTCGCTCCCCTCGTTGCCGGCGGCGCCGACGAGCAGGGCCCCCTGCTCGAGGGCGTACTCGCAGACCGAGGACAGCGTCTCGTAGTGTCGGGGCGCGCCGAACGAGACGTTGATGACGTCGGCGCCGGCGTCGGCGGCCCACTGGATCCCGTCGACGATGTTCGAAAGCGAGCCGTCGCCGTTCCCGCCGAGCGCGCGGGCGGTCAGCAGCGAACAGTCGCTGATCCCGGCCGTCCCGACGCCGTTGTCCGTCGCGCCGACGGCGATGCCGGCGACGTGGGTGCCGTGGCGCTCGTCGGCATCGGCCGGGGAGGGATCGTCGCCGCTCCCGACGAAGTTCGCGCCCGCCTCGCCCGTCGCGTCCTCGAGGTCGGGGTGGTCGGACTGGACGCCCTGATCGACGACGGCGACGGACACGTCCTCGCTCCCGAAAGTCGTCTCCCAGGCGGCCTCGCAACCGACCTGCTGGGGCGCGCTCTGTCGGCCGTACTCGCTGTCGTTCGGAACGACCGACGCGTGGAGGGACGCGTTCGGTTCGACGTACTCGACGACGTCCGTCGCCGCGATCGCCTCGAGGGCCCCGTCTCGGACTCGCTCCGACACCGACGGAAGCGACACGGTCGCGTACCCGATCGTCTCGTTCGAGTGACGGACGTCGACGGCGTCGGGAACCGCGGCGTGCGCCGCCGCCGCGACGTCCGAAACCGCCGGCGAGAAGCCGACGACGAACTCCTCGGTCTCCGGCCACGGGACGCGGTCCGACGGCGCGCCGAGGCCGCTCGAGCCCACCAGCCCGCCCAGCGCGAGCGCTCCGCCGCCGACCAGGAACGTTCGTCGATCGCAGGCGATACCGCTCTCGTCGTCGTCACGGGGACCAATCCGTTTCATCTGACGGAAAGCACAACTAACGGCCCGTAGTAAACGCTTCTCGAACGAACGGAGATTTATTCAACATCGTATTCGAGTGAGTGTATCAAACGGAAATACGGTATCCAAGTAAGTGCCGAACCTGTGAAGGTAGCCGTTTAGAACCCGGACGAACTCACGGAACAACTCGGTCGACGTTGGATCAACCGACCGACGCGTTTTCCCCTCGAGTCGATCCGTCACACCTATCTCGGGGCCGCTGAAACGGCCAGTGTATGTTCGACCGCGTTCGCGCCCGTCTCGCTCGCCGCGCAGGCACGCTACCCGAAACCGAGCCGACGGTGGGGCTGCTGGTCGACGGGCCGAACGTCTTCCGCGACGAGTTCGACGTCGACCTGAACGACCTCCGGGACGCCGCGCGGGAACTCGGTCGCGTCGGCGTCATCCGGTTGTACCTCGACGAACACGCGACGCCGGGGCTCATCCAGGCCGCCGAGGCTCGCGGCTTCGAGGTGATCGTCACCAGCGGCGACGTCGACGTGAAACTCGCCGTCGACGCGACCGCCCTCTGCGGCGACGGCACGATCGATCGGCTGGCGATCGGCTCCCGCGACACCGACTTCAAGCCCGTCCTCGAGTACGCGGGCACCGTCGGCGTCGAGACGGTCGCCATCGCGCCGGGCACGTACGGCCGCTCGGACGCCCTGCGGAACGCGGCCGACGAGGCGATCACGCTCGGCGACTGACGCGAAACGACCGTCTCGACGGTTGATACGCCGTGCCGAAGCGTTCATGCTCGCCCCTCTTTTAAGAGATCAGCATGTGTTCCTTCGGCCACGACGAGCAGACCGCGGTTGACGTCCGGAGCGGCGAGTCCAGCGGCCCGCTCGGACTGGAGAGCGGACTCGACGCCCTGCGCTCGAGTCCGGAGTTTCGCGGTCCCGTCGAGTCCCTCGGCGAGCACGAGCCGAACGAACACCTCGCGGTGATCTACGAGGACCGGGACGAGCAGCTCGCGGCCGTCGTCCCGTTCGTGCGCCAGGGCCTCGAGCGGGGCGAACGCTGCATGTACGTGGTCAACGAGAACACGGAGGCCGAGATGACGGCGGCGATGGAAGACGGCGGCATCGACGTCGACGCGGCGACGGAATCCGGCGCGCTCACGTTTCACACGATCGGGGACACCTACCTTCGGACCGGACGGTTCGATCCCGACGACATGCTCGAGTGCTACCGGAACGCCATCGAGGCGGCTCGCGACGACTACGCGGGGCTGCGCATCAGCGCCGAGACGACCTGGATCGTAGACGAGGGAACGAGCCTCGAGCGGTTCATGGAGTACGAGAGCCGGGTCAACGACCTCTTCGACGGCGAGGACTGCATCGCGCTCTGCCAGTACGACCGAAACGTGATCCCGGCTGAGATCCTCTGCGACGTCGTCCGCACTCACCCCCACCTCGTCTACGACGGCGCCGTCTGCCACAACTTCTACTACATCCCGCCCGAGGAGTTCTTCGGCCCCGACCGACCGGACCGCGAGGTCGATCGCATGCTGGGCACGCTCTACGAGCGAACGACGGCGAAGGTCGAGCGCGACGAGACGATCGAGGCCCTGGAGGAGTCGAACGAACAGCTCCAGCGGTTCGCCTACATCGCCTCCCACGACCTCCAGGAACCGCTGCGGATGGTCTCGAGCTACCTCCAGTTGCTCGAGCGAAACTACCGCGACGACCTCGACGCGGACGCGCGCGAGTACATCGACTTCGCCGTCGGCGGCGCCGATCGCATGCGCGAGATGATCGACGGGCTGCTCGAGTTCTCCCGGATCGAGACGGGCGAGACGTCCCTCGAGCCGGTCGACTGCGAGGCCGTCGTCGAGACCGTCGTCACGGACCACCAGGTACAGATCGAGGAGAGCGAGGCGACGGTCGAGATCGGCACGCTCCCGACGGTCAGGGGCGACCGAACCCAACTCGAGCAGCTCTTTTCGAATCTGATCGGAAACGCGATCAAGTACCGCGGCGACTCGTCGCCGCGCATCGAGATCGACGCGACGAAGTGCGGCCCCGAGTGGCGACTCGCCGTGGCGGACGACGGGATCGGGATCGATCCCGACTACCACGACCAGATCTTCGACGTCTTCAACCGCCTCCACGCGATCGGGGAGTTTCCCGGCACGGGGATCGGCCTCGCGCTCTGCCGGCGGATCGTCACCAACCACGGCGGGGAGATCGGCGTCGACTCCGAGCCGGGCGAGGGGACGACGTTCACCGTGACGCTCCCGGCGGCAGCGCCCGACGCGTAGCCACCGTCACTTCGCTTGCCACTTACCCCCATACGCTTAATCGCTCGCGAGTCGTTACTCAGTCCATGGATCACAGAAGCCGGTCCAGCCCGACCCCCATGAGAGGACGCCATCTGTACTCTCGACGGCTCCGCGAACTCGAGGAACGACTCGACGATGCCGAACGGAACATCGACCGGCTGGAGAACACGTTGCGAGGGATCGTCCGAGAGACCGACGGCGTCTCCGTCGGCGGCCCGTGCAAGTGCGGGGAGTCGCTCCTGATCGTTCGCCACCGGACGGTCTACTGCCCGCACTGCAAGTATCGCCGGGCGATTTAGCCGCGAGGGAGTCCGACGACTCGACGGAAGTCGGAGAATTTTCACGCCCGGTCGGCCCACTAGCGCACATGCTCGACGACGAGACGCCGGTCCTCGACAACCACCTCCACCTCGATCCGGACAACCACCGCGGTATCGACGCCGTCCGCGACTTCGCTCGCCTCGGCGGCACCCACCTGCTGGTCGTGAACAAACCCTCCTGGCACCTCGGCGTCGAGGCCGAGACCGGCGAGGACTTCCGCGCGGTCTTCGAGCGGACGATCGAAATCGTCGACGAGGCCTCGAGCGAACTCGACGGACGGGCCTGGCCCGTTCTGGGGGTCCATCCCGGACTGATCACGCGGCTCGTCGACGACCGCGGCTTCAGTCCCGACGACGCGCGGGACCTGATGCAAGCGGGGATCGATGTCGCCGCGGAGTACGTCGAGTCCGGCGAGGCGCTGGCGCTGAAGTCGGGTCGGCCCCACTACGAGGTCGACGACGACGTGTGGGCGGCCTCGAACGCGGTCATGCGCCGGGCCTTCGAGCGCGGCGCCGAACTGGACTGCGCCGTCCAGTTGCACGCCGAGGCCAGCGAGGACATGACCGAGGTGACCGACTGGGCCGAAGCAGTCGGCCTCCCCGCGCACAAGGTAGTCAAACACTACGCGAGCGGTCGCCTCGAGGGGCCGGTCCCGAGCGTGATGAGCGAGAAGGATCGCCTCGAGACCGCCGCCGAGCGCGGCGAGCCGTTCCTGATGGAGACCGACTACATCGACGATCCGGACCGCCCCGGCGCCGTCCTCGGTCCGAAGACGGTGCCCCGGCGCGTCCGCTGGCTGCTCGAGAACGACCACGAGGACGCGGTCCGGATCGCCCACGTCGAGACGCCGGAACGCGTGTACGGAATCGACACGGAAGGGACGCTCGAGCGGGCCTAAAGCCCAGATTTCGCTCGAGTAAGATCGGCATAGAGTAGAGAAAGGCATTTCAAGCGGCCGGTGTAGGTGTCTGTATGAGCAATCCCCCGACCGAGTTCTACTCGGAGGAACGCTGGCAGAACTGGATCGGCCGCATCAAGGACGAAGACATCGATCCGGAGGACGAAGACTCGGCCCGGCTCCTGTTGAACCTGCAGGACGACACGGCGATCGCGATCGCCAAGATCGTCGCCGCCTACGACGACGGGGAACTCGGCGAGGAGGAAGCGCTCGAAGAGATCAACGACGTCCGGGAGATCGTTCTCGGCGAGGTCGACATCGAGGACGAGGAGAAACTGATCCTCGTCGACGGCGTCCAGACGAGCCTCGTCTGCGTCTTCTTCGCCGCCGAGGAGTACATCGCGGGTGGCCCCGCCGAAGAGGGCAGCGTCGGCGACTACCTCGGCGCCGCGGCCGACGCCGAGGCCGAGGAGGATCTCGACGCCGCGCTCGGCTACGCCGCACAAGCGGGCACGCTCATCATCGACGGCGAGGAACTCGACATGTCCGTCGCCGAGGACCTCGAGTACGGTCTCGTCACGGAGTGGATCAACGGGCTCGACAGCCTCCAGAGCGCGATGAGCGATCCCGAAGTCGTCGAGGAAGACGAGGAGTAACCGCGACGACGCCGTCCAGTTCGCCGTCCGGTCCGGCCGCGCGCCGCCGCTGCGCAGCCCGGCCGACCCGGGGGCCGAACCCGTATCGCCGACGAACGATTCTTCGAACCCGCTTTCGGGAGGCCCACATACCCGAACAGCGTCGACTTCCGTCGGCGCCGACGGTCATCGGTGTCGACGGCGGTCCCGACGGCCACTGGTTGCGGCAATTATTTCGCCGCCCCGTCGGACGAACGGCGACGCGACCACGCCGCCGTTCCGGCCCTCGAGTGAACACACCGCACGGATCGCCGAACTCGAGACGCCGCTCATCGACCACGACGAGCAGCCGTCGTTCGTACAGTTCAGCACCTGAAAGGCCAGTTCCTGACTCACTTCGTCGAACGAGATCCGCGTCGGCGCGCGATACCGTCATCGCCGACCGATCGTCGCAGATTCCGACAGACGTTTCCGCTCCCCCAAAGCGTTTATCCCTCCTAATTATATCTAATTACACCACATGAGCGAGAACTTCCCCGACTACGTCGACGTCGACTACGAGGACGGCGACGGCGAGGATCCCGAAGACTATCCCCAGATTCAGGACAAGATCGAGAAGGCCATCGAGGTCACTCGCGAGGGTCTCGAGGAGTACGAGAACCCGGCCGTGATGTGGACCGGCGGCAAGGACTCCACGCTCACGCTGTACTTCATCAAGGAGGTCGCCGACCGCTTCGACCTCGAGGTACCGCCGGCGGTGTTCATCGACCACTACCAGCACTTCGACGAGATCCACGACTTCGTCGACCACTGGGCCGACGAGTGGGACCTCGAAGTCATCTACGCGCGCAACGAGGACGTCGGCGAGTACGTCGACGAGCACGGCCTCGAGCCGGGCGACGACATCGAGATCGACGAACTCTCCGAGCACAACCAGCACCACGTCGAGAACATCCTCGAGTACGAGGAAGACGAGTTCCCGTTCCTGCTCGACACCTACGTCGGCAACCACCTGCTGAAGACGGTCGCGCTCAACGACGCGCTCGAGGAGCACGACATCGACGGCGTCATCTCCGGCGTCCGCTGGGACGAACAGGAGGCCCGCGCCGACGAGACGTTCTTCTCGCCGCGCCACGATCCGGACATCTACCCGCCCCACGACCGCATCCAGCCCATCCTGCAGTTCGACGAGGCCGCCGTCTGGGACGCCTTCTGGAACTTCGTGGTGCCGGACACGGTCGAGAACTTCCCCGAGGAGGGCTACGTCCCCGAGGCCGACGACGACCTCCCCGAGGGCGTCGAACAGGAAGACATCCCGATCTCGCCGAAGTACTTCGCCGGCTTCCGCTCGCTGGGCAGCGAGGTCAGCACCGAGAAGAGCGACGAGGACCCCGCCTGGCTGCAGGACCTCGAGGGAACCACCGAGCGCGCGGGCCGCGCCCAGGACAAGGAGGACCTGATGGAGCGCCTGCGCGACCTCGGCTACATGTAGGCCGCTCGCGGTCGACCACTGACTGACCGCTCATCGCCGATTTTTCGATTTCGCTCGCTCGAGAGCCGCTGCTGGCGCGGTCGAAATCGTAACGGTCGCGACGAAACAGTAGCGATAGCGCCGAGGCCTGCCGTCGTTATCGGCCCGTCGCGCGATACTCGCCGTGTTTGACTCCGATACCGAGCATCAGCAGTCCGAACGCGATCATCGACGGCGCGACCATCATTAACACGGTGCTCGTTTCCATCATATCCGCGCCGATCATGCCACCGACGCCGAGCGCGATCACGACGATGAACGCGGCCGCTGTCTTGGGAAGGTCGAACTCCATATGCGGCCCTTGGGAACCGGCCGCCTAATGGTATCGGGAATCGGCAGTCCGTTCGCGAAAATTGAACGGACGGAAAACAGTTACTCGGACGGACGGACCAGGTTCGCCAGCGCGACGACGATCCCGAGGAACCAGCCCAGCGGGATCGAGATGCCGAGCCACATCGCCGCGTAGGCGGCGCCCTCGAGTTGGTAGTTCGATCGCAGGTACTCGTTGACGCCGCCGACGGTGAGCACGTTGTCGAGCGCCCAGGCGGCGAACTCGTAGCTGGGGTCTAAGATGTACGGGTGCAGCGACGGCGTCACGAGTGCCGCGACGACCGGCGGGAGGAACAGCGCCGTCATCGCGAACGGATAGGCGAAGATCACCGTCACCGCGCGGCCGCCGACCTTGGTACACGTCGCCGCGAGCGCGGTCGACACCGTCGCGACCGCGCTCGCCGCCGCGACGGCGAGGACCGAATCGATCGGAATTTCGACCTGTTCCATGTACGACATCGCGCCCCAGGCGACGGTCAGGAGCCCCCAGCCGAGCAGCGCGACGCCCGTGACGCCGACGATGCCGAGACGGGTGCGCGTCGAGTCGAGTTTCGCCGCGTAGTAGCGGGTTGCGAGTCCGATGACGGTCAGCGGGTAGAGGAGCAGTAAGCCGAATAACCCGAGGATACTCCAGCCGTTGTAGCCGATCTTCTGGGGGAGCGTTTCCGGCTTCCACTTCCCCATGACGGAGTGGCCGCGGCCACGCTGACGTGGAAAGACGAGTTCCATCCACGCACCGTGTAACCGCTGTACGTCGGCCTTGATCGCGCCGACGAACCCACCACCGCCACGTTGTCGTGAGCGGGTAGACATACGCGAGCCATAAATCCGGTGTACCGTAAGCTTTCCTGAATTTTCCGCGAGAGAAACAGGTCGAAATCGACGGCCGCTTCCACCTCGACAGCGGCTAGCGACGGTGTCGGCCGCTCGAGAGGTCTCAGTTCCAGGGCGCGAAGCTGGGGTCGACCTGCCGCTGCGTCTCGTCGATGCTATCGATTTTGTCGATGTCCTCTCGATCCAGCTCGAGGGTCAGGGACTCCCAGTTGTCGCGGATGTGCTCCTCGCCGGTCGCCTTCGGAATCGCGGTGACGCCCTTCTCGCGCAGCCAAGCGAGACTGACCTGGGCCTCGCTGACGCCGTGTTTCTCCGCGACGTCCTGAACCTCGGGCTGGTCGAAGATCTCGCCGCGGGCGATCGGCGAGTAGGCGACGACCTCGACGCCGGCGTTCTCGCAGGCCTCCCGGAGGTCAGGTTGGGGGAGCAGCGGGTGGAGTTCGACCTGGTTGGCCAGGATCGGCGCGTCGCAGACGTCGACGGCCTCCCGGACCTGCTCGGGGAGGAAGTTGCTGATGCCGACGTTCTCGATCAGCCCCTCGTCGTACAGCTCCGAGAGCGCCGACAGCGTCCCCTCGGGGTCGTACTCGCCGGTCGGCCAGTGGATGTACAGCAGGTCGAGGTAGTCGACGCCGAGCCGGTCGATGCTCTCGCGGGCCGTCTCGAGGACGTCGTCGTGCGCGAGGTTGTCGCGCCAGACCTTGGTCGCGAGGAAGACGTCCTCGCGGTCGACGTCGGCCGCCGCGATCCCCTCGCCGACGGCCGCCTCGTTGTCGTAGGCCTGGGCGGTGTCGATGTGGCGGTAGCCCGCCTCGAGGGCCGTCCGGACGCTCTCGACGCACCGATCCGGATCGTCGTGTTGCCAGGTGCCGAACCCGAGCATCGGCATGCCGTTCGCGGTCGGACACGTTCCGGGCGCAACAGTTTCGGCGTCTTCCGTTCCCATGTGCGGAGGGAAGAACAGGGCGCGAAAAGGAGTTGTGTTTGCAGTAGTGTATACCGGAAGCCGTCATGCAGTCCGTTACCGTGGAGGGCGCTGCGACGAGCCGTCCGCACTGCGTTCCGGTACCGCGAATTCGACGCGAATTCGCGTCGATCCGGTCGGGAGTAAAACATTTTACGTATTACAAGAAAGAACGGGCGTGGACAGAGATACGGGTCGCGTCGTGGCGATCGCCGTCCTGTGCTGTCTCGCCGTCGTGCTCGCGGCGGCGACGTTGCCGTCGATGGTCGAGAACGGCGGGAGCGGCGGCGGGTTCGGCGGCGGCGACGGCGGCGCCAGCGACGTCGAGGAACAGGGTGAGCCCCCGGCGGCCGATTCGGGCGCCGGAGGGGGCGAGGCGTTCGAGTTCACGGAACTGTGCGTCGCGTTCCTCGACTCGGAGCTCGGGTTCCTCGCGCTCGTGTTGGGCGCGGTCGGAATCGCCGCGCTGGCGACCCGATCGTACGATACCAAGATAACGCTCATGCTCTCGGTCGCCTTGCTCCCGCTGGTCGTGCTCGTCTTCGTCGTCCTCACCGGCGGCTGCGGGACGCAGACCCTCGAGCCGCCGGCTCCGCCGGCCGATATACAGCCGCCCGCGGAGAACGAATCCGGCGGTCCGCTCGGCGGCGGCGACGGCGACGGTTCCGTTTCCGGGCCGACCCTGCCCTCGCTGCTCGTGTTGACCGTTCTGCTGGTGACCGTCGTCGGGGCGTTCGCGGCGCTGTTCTACAGCGGTGACGACGAGGGCCGGGAATCGGCGGACCCGGTCGCGGAGCCGGACGACACCGTACAGCGGGGCGAACTCGGCCGCGCGGCCGGTGAGGCCGCCGACCGAATCGAGGCGGGCGACGACTTCGAGAACGACGTCTACCGGGCCTGGCGCGAGATGACGGAGCCGCTCTCCGTCGACCGGCCCGACTCGAGTACGCCCGGCGAGTT
This portion of the Haloterrigena gelatinilytica genome encodes:
- a CDS encoding S8 family serine peptidase, which translates into the protein MTQNGPRDGDAGGGYERRRILTGAGALAAGGLLGASGVASATPEREPGPKKDELVVGISASAPDVAREARAAVPGDADVVHANETIGYATVSFPSEAPAHAREQFIEAIERAEHVEYVERNATVQSFGEPDDTYYGYQSAPQQVNCETAWETTTGSADVLIATVDQGVQYDHPDLEGAVDDRLGENIAEHGSDPYPSAGDEQHGTHVAGIAVAETDNGRGTAGISDCSLLAVRALDANGQGSLSDIADGIQWAADAGADVINLSLGAADDYRTLAAACEYALEQGALIVGAAGNAGADGVAYPAAYEDVIGVSALEDESVADFSNTGPEIDLAAPGTGLVSTVPWGDYGRMTGTSMAAPVVAGVAGLALSAHPDLSPLALREHLLATATDLGLEATAQGAGRVDAAAAVEADPNAAENADGTDENDAGQCGDETVRARADGSLSGGWWGESDRYVYAPRTADPCSATITLEGPAGADFDLYVNVDGESPTRWNHDESSAGDGASEAIDLELSGDEELRIQVHANAGSGSYTMRIEELGR
- a CDS encoding S8 family serine peptidase, which translates into the protein MKRIGPRDDDESGIACDRRTFLVGGGALALGGLVGSSGLGAPSDRVPWPETEEFVVGFSPAVSDVAAAAHAAVPDAVDVRHSNETIGYATVSLPSVSERVRDGALEAIAATDVVEYVEPNASLHASVVPNDSEYGRQSAPQQVGCEAAWETTFGSEDVSVAVVDQGVQSDHPDLEDATGEAGANFVGSGDDPSPADADERHGTHVAGIAVGATDNGVGTAGISDCSLLTARALGGNGDGSLSNIVDGIQWAADAGADVINVSFGAPRHYETLSSVCEYALEQGALLVGAAGNEGSETVDFPAAYEDVVAVAALDGDEIASYSNAGPAIDVAAPGTDLLSTVPWDDYARISGTSMAAPVVAGVAGLALSAHPDLSPLELREHLLATATDLGLEATAQGAGRIDAAAAVETAPSGNGANGDATGE
- a CDS encoding NYN domain-containing protein, translated to MFDRVRARLARRAGTLPETEPTVGLLVDGPNVFRDEFDVDLNDLRDAARELGRVGVIRLYLDEHATPGLIQAAEARGFEVIVTSGDVDVKLAVDATALCGDGTIDRLAIGSRDTDFKPVLEYAGTVGVETVAIAPGTYGRSDALRNAADEAITLGD
- a CDS encoding MEDS domain-containing protein, which translates into the protein MCSFGHDEQTAVDVRSGESSGPLGLESGLDALRSSPEFRGPVESLGEHEPNEHLAVIYEDRDEQLAAVVPFVRQGLERGERCMYVVNENTEAEMTAAMEDGGIDVDAATESGALTFHTIGDTYLRTGRFDPDDMLECYRNAIEAARDDYAGLRISAETTWIVDEGTSLERFMEYESRVNDLFDGEDCIALCQYDRNVIPAEILCDVVRTHPHLVYDGAVCHNFYYIPPEEFFGPDRPDREVDRMLGTLYERTTAKVERDETIEALEESNEQLQRFAYIASHDLQEPLRMVSSYLQLLERNYRDDLDADAREYIDFAVGGADRMREMIDGLLEFSRIETGETSLEPVDCEAVVETVVTDHQVQIEESEATVEIGTLPTVRGDRTQLEQLFSNLIGNAIKYRGDSSPRIEIDATKCGPEWRLAVADDGIGIDPDYHDQIFDVFNRLHAIGEFPGTGIGLALCRRIVTNHGGEIGVDSEPGEGTTFTVTLPAAAPDA
- a CDS encoding TatD family hydrolase, giving the protein MLDDETPVLDNHLHLDPDNHRGIDAVRDFARLGGTHLLVVNKPSWHLGVEAETGEDFRAVFERTIEIVDEASSELDGRAWPVLGVHPGLITRLVDDRGFSPDDARDLMQAGIDVAAEYVESGEALALKSGRPHYEVDDDVWAASNAVMRRAFERGAELDCAVQLHAEASEDMTEVTDWAEAVGLPAHKVVKHYASGRLEGPVPSVMSEKDRLETAAERGEPFLMETDYIDDPDRPGAVLGPKTVPRRVRWLLENDHEDAVRIAHVETPERVYGIDTEGTLERA
- a CDS encoding DUF2150 family protein, with translation MSNPPTEFYSEERWQNWIGRIKDEDIDPEDEDSARLLLNLQDDTAIAIAKIVAAYDDGELGEEEALEEINDVREIVLGEVDIEDEEKLILVDGVQTSLVCVFFAAEEYIAGGPAEEGSVGDYLGAAADAEAEEDLDAALGYAAQAGTLIIDGEELDMSVAEDLEYGLVTEWINGLDSLQSAMSDPEVVEEDEE
- a CDS encoding phosphoadenosine phosphosulfate reductase family protein, with product MSENFPDYVDVDYEDGDGEDPEDYPQIQDKIEKAIEVTREGLEEYENPAVMWTGGKDSTLTLYFIKEVADRFDLEVPPAVFIDHYQHFDEIHDFVDHWADEWDLEVIYARNEDVGEYVDEHGLEPGDDIEIDELSEHNQHHVENILEYEEDEFPFLLDTYVGNHLLKTVALNDALEEHDIDGVISGVRWDEQEARADETFFSPRHDPDIYPPHDRIQPILQFDEAAVWDAFWNFVVPDTVENFPEEGYVPEADDDLPEGVEQEDIPISPKYFAGFRSLGSEVSTEKSDEDPAWLQDLEGTTERAGRAQDKEDLMERLRDLGYM
- a CDS encoding DUF7333 family protein, which translates into the protein MEFDLPKTAAAFIVVIALGVGGMIGADMMETSTVLMMVAPSMIAFGLLMLGIGVKHGEYRATGR
- a CDS encoding aldo/keto reductase, with translation MGTEDAETVAPGTCPTANGMPMLGFGTWQHDDPDRCVESVRTALEAGYRHIDTAQAYDNEAAVGEGIAAADVDREDVFLATKVWRDNLAHDDVLETARESIDRLGVDYLDLLYIHWPTGEYDPEGTLSALSELYDEGLIENVGISNFLPEQVREAVDVCDAPILANQVELHPLLPQPDLREACENAGVEVVAYSPIARGEIFDQPEVQDVAEKHGVSEAQVSLAWLREKGVTAIPKATGEEHIRDNWESLTLELDREDIDKIDSIDETQRQVDPSFAPWN
- a CDS encoding DUF4129 domain-containing protein — encoded protein: MDRDTGRVVAIAVLCCLAVVLAAATLPSMVENGGSGGGFGGGDGGASDVEEQGEPPAADSGAGGGEAFEFTELCVAFLDSELGFLALVLGAVGIAALATRSYDTKITLMLSVALLPLVVLVFVVLTGGCGTQTLEPPAPPADIQPPAENESGGPLGGGDGDGSVSGPTLPSLLVLTVLLVTVVGAFAALFYSGDDEGRESADPVAEPDDTVQRGELGRAAGEAADRIEAGDDFENDVYRAWREMTEPLSVDRPDSSTPGEFAAAARDAGLDPSHVDELRTMFEDVRYGDRSVTDDRERRAVELLRRIEATYADDDRDRENGATR